A single region of the Etheostoma cragini isolate CJK2018 chromosome 3, CSU_Ecrag_1.0, whole genome shotgun sequence genome encodes:
- the gpr184 gene encoding G protein-coupled receptor 184 has translation MDVTVTPPPPPPPPPATNTTTTTNSTMCVQIGQSAVSDFLMSVYILAFIFGLIFNVLTLGPIFQQVRRKNVLGIFLLNLSLSDMFFIFTMPLWINYYMQDHHWKLGAVSCSIAGFVYYSNMYTSIYLLCCISVDRCLMVTHPLRAKTHRTSCYAWAQCATVYVVVMALHITVLVYDNLSDPHDDLNNNDRCYETYPMQKPVALFNLLRVGIGFLLPLLVLAVSYWKVLATVGQSPGLSAHVKRKVRLLSFGVIGIFSICFAPYHILLLTRSLVFYNSDPQGSYCQFEQRMHFLFACTLALSSLNCVVDPVLYVLVSNGFQEEVKLCWRRHKVTQAGNCALTSNNRGKPNTNLI, from the coding sequence ATGGACGTCACGGTTACCCCACccccgccaccaccaccaccaccagcaacaaatacaacaacaaccacaaactCAACTATGTGTGTTCAAATTGGCCAGAGCGCCGTTAGTGACTTCCTGATGTCTGTTTACATCCTGGCTTTTATCTTTGGTTTGATCTTTAATGTGCTGACCCTGGGCCCCATTTTCCAACAAGTGCGGCGGAAAAACGTTCTGGGCATTTTCCTGCTCAACCTGTCCCTCTCCGACATGTTTTTCATCTTCACTATGCCCCTTTGGATCAATTATTACATGCAGGACCACCACTGGAAGCTGGGTGCTGTCTCCTGCAGTATAGCTGGCTTTGTCTACTATTCCAACATGTACACCAGCATCTACCTGCTCTGCTGTATCTCCGTTGACCGTTGCCTAATGGTCACCCACCCACTCCGCGCCAAGACCCACCGCACATCATGCTACGCCTGGGCACAGTGTGCCACTGTTTATGTTGTAGTGATGGCGCTACACATCACGGTACTGGTATATGACAATCTCTCTGACCCCCATGATGATTTAAACAACAATGACCGTTGTTATGAGACTTACCCCATGCAGAAACCTGTCGCCCTGTTCAACCTGCTCAGAGTGGGCATCGGCTTCCTGCTGCCCCTGCTGGTGTTGGCAGTGAGCTACTGGAAGGTGCTGGCCACTGTGGGACAGAGTCCCGGCCTGAGCGCCCACGTTAAAAGGAAGGTCCGCCTGCTGTCCTTTGGGGTGATTGGGATCTTCTCAATTTGCTTTGCTCCATATCACATTCTCCTGCTCACACGCTCACTTGTATTCTACAACAGCGATCCTCAAGGAAGTTACTGCCAGTTTGAACAAAGAATGCACTTTTTATTCGCATGTACGCTGGCCCTGTCCAGTCTGAACTGCGTGGTGGACCCTGTgctgtatgtgttggtcagtaaTGGATTCCAGGAAGAGGTGAAACTGTGCTGGAGGAGGCATAAAGTGACACAGGCAGGGAACTGTGCGTTGACTTCAAACAACAGAGGAAAGCCTAATACTAACTTAATATGA
- the si:dkey-202l22.3 gene encoding 7 transmembrane receptor domain-containing protein — MDIFMEWDFNATGNTSYNTEQEIQEGSKRLNHSDPLDMFEGMELLLRFKPLFLPLYCLIVVVAGVGNSFLLACILSDKKLHNATNFFIGNLAAGDLLMCLSCVPLTASYAFDSRGWAFGRPLCHLVPLLQCATVFASALSLTAIAVDRYIVVAHPVRRRISAWGCGAVTLGVWLLSLALAAPPSLYTRYLDLRPSGINVVVCEEFWPHSGNLRVLYSCFILITSYMIPLLSVSVSYCAITFSLKHYSVPGEPSNSQRLWNQRRKKTFYLLVASVLAFALCWLPLQVLNLLLDLDPDFHIIGKRHINVLQVCCHLVAMSSACYNPFIYASLHSKVRMHLKGYLCPCRSRQRQMKERASTRS, encoded by the exons ATGGACATCTTCATGGAATGGGATTTTAATGCAACGGGTAACACCAGCTATAACACAGAACAAGAAATACAAGAAGGCAGCAAAAGACTCAACCACAGTGACCCCCTGGACATGTTTGAAGGCATGGAGCTTCTCCTGCGTTTCAAACCTCTCTTCCTGCCTCTCTACTGTCTCATAGTGGTCGTGGCTGGTGTTGGAAACTCCTTCCTGTTGGCTTGCATTTTGTCTGACAAGAAACTCCACAATGCCACCAACTTTTTCATCGGTAACTTAGCAGCTGGAGACCTGCTGATGTGTTTGAGTTGTGTTCCGCTGACTGCGTCCTATGCCTTTGACAGCCGTGGTTGGGCTTTTGGGAGACCCCTCTGCCACTTGGTCCCCTTGCTGCAGTGTGCCACAGTATTTGCATCAGCGCTTTCACTCACTGCCATTGCTGTGGATCGCTACATTGTTGTAG CTCACCCAGTTCGGAGAAGGATCTCTGCGTGGGGTTGTGGTGCAGTGACTCTGGGTGTCTGGCTTTTATCTCTGGCCCTGGCTGCACCTCCTTCTCTCTACACACGCTATCTGGACCTGCGACCCAGTGGCATTAACGTGGTAGTGTGTGAGGAATTCTGGCCCCATAGTGGCAATCTGCGGGTGCTCTATTCTTGCTTCATTCTCATAACCTCTTACATGATCCCGCTGCTGTCAGTCAGCGTATCCTACTGTGCCATCACTTTCAGCCTCAAACACTATTCAGTACCCGGGGAGCCCTCCAACAGCCAGCGGCTCTGGAACCAAAGGAGGAAGAAGACCTTCTATCTGCTGGTGGCCTCAGTACTGGCTTTTGCCTTGTGTTGGTTGCCCCTGCAG GTGCTGAACCTGTTGTTGGACCTGGACCCAGACTTCCACATCATAGGGAAGCGCCACATAAATGTCTTACAAGTCTGCTGTCATTTAGTGGCTATGAGCTCTGCATGCTACAACCCCTTCATCTATGCTTCACTGCACAGCAAGGTGCGCATGCACCTAAAAGGCTACCTCTGTCCTTGTCGCAGTCGTCAGCGGCAGATGAAGGAAAGGGCGTCAACTAGGAGCTAA